The Propionibacterium freudenreichii subsp. freudenreichii genome contains a region encoding:
- a CDS encoding phage holin family protein, translating into MPGVVVAVLWALIALILFLVGRSQIKQVKGVPQTVDTLKEIPETLKRNEENR; encoded by the coding sequence ATGCCCGGCGTTGTCGTCGCGGTCCTGTGGGCACTCATTGCCCTGATCCTGTTCCTGGTCGGGCGCAGCCAGATCAAGCAAGTGAAGGGCGTCCCGCAGACCGTGGACACCCTGAAAGAGATCCCCGAAACGCTGAAGAGAAATGAGGAGAACCGATGA
- a CDS encoding DUF3618 domain-containing protein encodes MSDSPDEIRADIERTRHDLGRDVDALADEVSPSKIVDRQVDKVRGAFTSVRERVMGAADDAGSSLTDAGSHAGDLKDRAVAKAEGNPLAVGLIAFGAGLLAASLIPASSKEKDLAATVKEQAQPLVDEVTDAAKEIGEHLKEPLQASVESVKSSAQDSVATVKDEAQGAASDVKDQAQHARDNISDS; translated from the coding sequence ATGAGCGATTCACCCGACGAGATCCGCGCCGACATCGAGCGGACCCGCCACGACCTCGGCAGGGACGTGGACGCCCTGGCCGATGAGGTCTCCCCGTCGAAGATCGTGGACCGACAGGTCGACAAGGTCCGTGGCGCCTTCACCTCCGTCCGGGAGCGTGTGATGGGCGCAGCGGATGACGCCGGCTCGTCGCTGACGGATGCGGGCTCTCACGCCGGAGATCTGAAGGACCGCGCGGTCGCCAAAGCAGAAGGGAACCCGCTGGCGGTCGGACTGATCGCGTTCGGTGCCGGCCTGCTCGCGGCGTCGCTGATCCCCGCGTCATCGAAGGAGAAGGACCTCGCTGCAACCGTGAAGGAGCAGGCGCAGCCGCTGGTTGACGAGGTCACCGATGCTGCGAAAGAAATCGGCGAGCATCTGAAGGAGCCTCTGCAGGCGTCGGTCGAATCCGTGAAGTCGTCGGCACAGGACTCCGTCGCCACAGTCAAGGACGAAGCCCAGGGCGCGGCCAGCGACGTGAAAGACCAGGCTCAGCACGCTCGCGATAACATCTCCGACAGCTGA
- a CDS encoding YihY/virulence factor BrkB family protein: MTSTAPSTPRNAPDPEASGKPDSPDDLHKRSWKYVLRKTIREFSSDQCTDIAASLTYYAVLSLFPCLIAIFSLLGVVGQGKAASDAVLGIIEQVAPGDTVDTIRGPIEQIAESPGAGFALITGILLAIWSASGYVGAFSRAMNRIYEIEEGRPFWKLKPAQLLVTVITIVLLVIAAIILVVSGDVTKAIGDALGIGDVPQTIWSIAKWPLLIFIAVLVVAILYYATPNAKQPKFRWISMGALLAIIVLALATAAFGFYVGNFSNYDRTYGSLAGVIIFLLWLWIANLALLFGAEFDAELERGRQLQAGIAAEEDIQLPSRDTRKSDKAAEKERQDIEKGREIRQNADPDDTAKDATTPGPAREH, from the coding sequence ATGACCAGCACAGCCCCCTCCACCCCGCGCAACGCCCCAGACCCCGAAGCATCAGGCAAGCCCGATTCCCCAGACGATCTGCACAAGAGGTCCTGGAAATACGTACTGCGGAAGACGATTCGCGAGTTTTCCTCGGACCAGTGCACCGACATCGCCGCCTCCCTGACGTATTACGCGGTGCTGTCGCTCTTCCCGTGCCTGATTGCAATCTTCTCGCTACTGGGTGTCGTCGGGCAGGGAAAAGCCGCCAGCGACGCGGTGCTGGGAATCATCGAGCAGGTCGCTCCCGGCGACACGGTCGACACAATCCGCGGACCGATCGAGCAGATCGCCGAGTCCCCGGGTGCCGGGTTCGCCCTCATCACCGGCATCCTGCTGGCCATCTGGTCAGCATCCGGATACGTGGGAGCGTTCAGCCGTGCGATGAACCGGATCTACGAGATCGAGGAGGGGCGGCCGTTCTGGAAGCTGAAGCCCGCCCAGCTGCTGGTCACCGTCATCACCATCGTGCTGCTCGTCATCGCCGCGATCATTCTTGTCGTCTCCGGCGACGTCACCAAAGCGATCGGCGACGCCCTCGGCATTGGCGACGTACCCCAGACGATCTGGTCCATCGCCAAGTGGCCGTTGCTCATATTCATCGCGGTGTTGGTCGTCGCCATCCTCTACTACGCCACCCCAAACGCGAAGCAGCCAAAATTCCGGTGGATCAGCATGGGCGCCCTGCTAGCAATCATCGTGCTCGCACTCGCCACCGCAGCCTTCGGGTTCTACGTCGGAAACTTCTCCAACTACGACCGCACCTACGGCTCGCTCGCGGGCGTCATCATCTTCCTGCTCTGGCTGTGGATCGCGAACCTCGCGCTGCTGTTCGGCGCGGAGTTCGATGCTGAGCTCGAGCGAGGTCGCCAGCTGCAGGCGGGCATCGCCGCCGAGGAGGACATCCAGCTACCTTCGCGCGACACCCGCAAGAGCGACAAGGCCGCCGAGAAGGAGCGGCAGGACATCGAGAAGGGCCGAGAGATCCGACAGAATGCCGACCCCGACGACACAGCCAAGGACGCGACCACCCCCGGTCCTGCCAGAGAACACTGA